Genomic window (Hyalangium gracile):
CATGCGCTACATCTCCTCGACGAGCACCAACGAGGGGAGCAGCAGCATCACCATCAGCTTCGAGCCCGGCTACGACGTGGACATCGCCGCGGTGGACGTGCAGAACCGGGTGGCCACCACGTCCGCGCGCCTGCCGGCGGCGGTCAACGCGCTGGGCATCACCGTCAACAAGACGCAGTCGCAGCTGCTGATGTCCTTCGGGCTGTACGACACCGAGAACCGGTATGACCGGGGCTTCATCAGCAACTACGCGGACGTGTACCTCCGGGACGCGCTGCTGCGCGTCAGGGGCGTGGGCGACGTGCGCATCTTCGGCGAGCGGCGCTTCGCCATGCGGCTGTGGTTGGATCCCACGCAGCTGGCGAGCCGGGGCCTCACCCCGCAGGACGTGGTGGCGGCGCTGCGCTCGCAGAACCTGCAGGTGGGCGCCGGACAGGTGGGCCAGCAGCCCGCGCCGCAGGGGCAGACATACCAGTTCACCGTGCGCGCGCTGGGCCAGCTCACCACGGCCGAGGAGTTCAACGACATCGTCGTGCAGCGAGGCGAGGACGGCTCGCTGGTTCGGCTGAAGGACGTGGGCCGCGCGGAGCTGGGCGCGGAGAACTACGGGCAGCTGCTGCGCTTCAACGGCCGCGAGGCGGTGGGCCTGGGCATCTTCCAGCTCCCGGGCTCCAACGCGCTGGAGGTGCGCGACGGAGTGGTGGCGGAGCTGGAGCGGCTCAAGGCCACCTTCCCGCCGGGGCTCACCTACGAGCCGGCCTTCGACACCACGCGCGCGGTGTCGGCCTCCATCGAGGAGGTGCTGACGACGCTGGCCGAGGCCATCCTGCTGGTGGTGCTGGTCGTCTTCGTCTTCCTGCACGGCTGGCGCAGCGTGCTGGTGGTGGCGACGACGCTGCCGGTGTCCCTGATCGGCACCTTCGCCTTCGTCAGCGCGTTCGGCTTCTCCATCAACACGCTGACGCTGTTCGGCCTGACGCTGGCCACGGGCCTGGTGGTGGATGACGCCATCGTCGTCATCGAGAACGTCGAGCGCATCATGGAGCAGGACAAGGTGAGCCCGCGCGAGGCCACGCACCGAGGCATGAAGCAGGTGGCCGGCGTGGTGGTGGCGGTGGCGCTGGTGCTGTCCGCGGTGTTCGTGCCGGTGTCCTTCTTCCCGGGCACCACGGGCGCCATCTATCAGCAGTTCGCGCTGACGCTCGCCTTCTCCATCGCCCTGTCGGCGCTGGTGGCGCTCACCCTGTCCCCGGCGCTGGCCGCGCGGCTGCTGCGCGGGCGCGAGGGGGAGAAGTGGCGGGCGGCCCGGTGGGTGGACCACACGCTGGACGCCTTCCGCAACGCCTACGGGCGGCTGCTGGGCAAGCTCCTGGGGCCTCTGCGGTGGGGGGTGGTGGCGGCCTTCGTGGCGTGCCTCATCGTGACGGCGCTGCTGTACCGCGCGACGCCCACTGGCTTCATCCCGGCCGAGGACCAGGGCTACCTCATCGTCGCGGTGCAGGGGCCGGAGGGCACGTCCCTGGACTACACCCGGCAGGTGCTGATCCAGACGGAGGAGGTGCTGCGCAAGCAGCCGGAGGTGGCGGACATCTTCACCGTGGGCGGCTTCTCGCTGCTGGGCGCCGGCCCCAACACCGGCACGCTCTTCGTCAACCTGAAGCCGTGGGAGGAGCGCGAGGGGGACAACCAGGGCGTGGGAGCGCTGGTGGATCGGCTGCGCGGGCAGCTGCTCTCCGTGGGCGGCGCGCGCGTGCTGCCCTTCCAGCCGCCATCGATTCGAGGCGTGGGCAGCGTGGGTGGCTTCGAGTTCGTCCTCGAGGATCAGCTCGGCACCCACACGCTGGAGGAGCTGGCGCAGGTGACGCAGCAGCTCGTCGCCCAGGCCAACCGCTCGCCCGGCTTGAGCGGGGTGTTCTCCTCCTTCACCACGAGCACGCCGCTCCTGGATGTGCAGGTGGACCGGCAGAAGGCGGAGGCGCTGGGCGTCTCGCTGGACTCGGTCTACTCCACGCTGTCGGTGTACCTGGGCAGCCAGTACGTCAATGACTTCACCTTCGCCAGCCGCGTGTACCGGGTGTACGTGCAGGCGGCGGTGCCGTTCCGCAACGAGCCCCAGGACATCAGCTCCTTCTATGTGCGCTCGGCGCAGGGGGAGATGGTGCCCCTGGAGTCCCTGGTGACGGTGCGTCCCGTCACCAGCGCGGCGAGCATCCAGCACTACAACCTGTTCCGCTCCGCGACCATCAACGGCCAGCAGGCGCCCGGAGCCAGCACGGGCGATGCGCTGACGGCCATGGAGCAGGTGGCGCGGCAGGGCCTGCCCGCGGGGTTCGCCTTCGAGTGGACGGGACTGTCCCGCGAGCAGAAGGAGGCCGGCGGCAAGGTGCTGATCATCTTCGGGCTGGGCGTCGTCTTCGTGTTCCTGGTGCTCGCGGCGCAGTACGAGAGCTTCGCCCTGCCGATGGTGGTGATGCTGGGCGTGCCGGTGGCGATCCTGGGGGCGCTGGGGCTACAGAACCTAAGAGGCCTGGCCAACGACGTCTTCTGTCAGGTGGGCCTGGTGATGCTGGTGGGCCTGTCGAGCAAGAACGCCATCCTCATCGTGGAGTTCGCCGAGCAGCTGCGCCAGGAGGGCAAGGGCGTGGTGGAGGCCGCCATCCAGTCGGCGCAGACACGCCTGCGCCCCATCCTGATGACGTCGTTCGCGTTCCTGCTGGGCGTGCTGCCGCTGGTGCTGGCCACTGGGGCGGGCGCCGCGTCGCGCAAGTCCCTGGGGACGGCGGTGTTCGGCGGCATGCTGCTGTCCACCTTCGTGAACCTCATCTTCATCCCGGTGCTGTACATGCTGGTGGAGTCGGCTCGCTCGCGGGTGCTCAAGCGCCGGGAGCACGGCCAGGGAGGCGGCGAGGGCGCGGCCCCGCGGGAGGCCTGAGCGGCTTCCCCATGTCGATTGTCGAATCGAGTTTCGGGACCCTTCGCTCTGCCTTAATCCTCCTGTTCGAGGAGGCCGAGCATGGGCACGACGCAGTCAGCAGTGCAGGCGGGACTCGAAGGAGTGGTGGTCGCCGAGACCCGGCTGAGCGAGGTGGATGGCGAGCAGGGCCGGCTGGTCATTGCCGGCAGTGACGTGGAGTCGCTCGCTGGAGCTGTCTCCTTCGAGGAGGTGTGCGCGAGGCTCTGGGCGCCGTACGCCAAGGAGCCGCTGCCCGCCTCGCTCCAGGCTGCGCTGGGCGAGGCTCGGGTGCGCGCCTTCGAGTGGCTCGAGGGGCTGGGGAGCGCGCTCGGCGCGGAGGATGGAATGGACGCGCTCCGGGCCTCGGTGGCGCATGTCTCCGCCGGGGCGGGCCGCGAGCTGGAGACCTCCCTCCTGCTCACGGGAGCTGTCGCCGTGTTCACGGGGGCCTGGGCGCGACGCGGGCGCGGGTTGGCGCCGGTACGGCCGGATCCGAAGCTGTCTCACGCCGCGGACCTGCTGCGCATGATGACGGGAGAGTCCCAGCCCGAGAGGGCGGCCGGGCTCGATGCCTATCTGGTCACCGTGTCCGACCACGGGCTGAATGCCTCCACGTTCACCGCGCGGGTGATTGCCTCGACGGGCTCGGATGCCGTGTCGGCGGTGGTGGGAGCCATCGGCGCGCTGAAGGGGCCGCTCCACGGTGGCGCGCCGGGGCCGGTGCTGGACATGCTCGACGGCGTCGGTCGGCCTGAGAAGGCCAGGCCGTGGCTCGAGGCGGAGCTGGAGGCGGGCCGTCGCATCATGGGCATGGGACACCGCATCTACCGCGTGAGGGACCCGCGCGCGGCCGTGCTGGAGCGCGCCATCGAGCGGCTCGAGCGGGGAGGGCTGAGGACCGAGCGGCTGGCCCTGGCGAGGGCGGTGGAGCGTGCGGCCGAGGAGCTGCTGCGCCAGCGCTACCCGGACCGTCCGCTGCGCGCCAACGTGGAGTTCTACACGGCGGTGCTGCTCGACGCGGTGGGGCTCGACCGGACGATGTTCTCGCCCACCTTCGCCTGCGGTCGTGTCGCCGGGTGGCTGGGGCACATCGCCGAGCAGCGGGCGACGGGCAAGCTCATCCGGCCCGCCTCGCGCTACGTGGGGACGATGCCGGGCTGAGGATGCGCCCACTGCCGTCACGGCAGCGCGTGGCGGCAGTGAGCGCGGGTGTGCCGGATGACGGCGGGAGATCAGCAGTTGTTGCCGGAGGGGCACTTACAGGCGCCCGACTTCACCTGCTCCTTGCGCGTCTTCTCCGCGTCCAGGCGGTAGTCATGGTGGCCCTTGCAGTTGTCCGTGCCGCGCTGGTTCTTCATCGCCGCATGGTCGCGCGTGTCGATCTCACACTCGCCGTTGGACGTCTTGTAGACGTGGTACTTGTCGCCGGCCAGGGCAGGGGTCGCCAGCAGCAGCACCGCGCCCGCCAGGGCCATCGTCATCTTGCGCAGCATCGTCTCTCCTTGTTGCTCGACTTGCCCGGACGACCGGATGCCGTCCGTGGCAGCCTGAGCTAAGACCAGGAGTGAAATGCGGGGAAGGACGTGGGGGGGAGAGGGCAGGTGAGCCGGCCCCGCGCGTCGCCCGGCTCCGTGTCGCTCCGGGAGCACGCCGTGCTTGCTGTCAGTGGAGTCCTGCCCCGAGACTGCCGCGAGTGAAGACCTGGCCCACGAAAGTCGCCTCTTTGGGGACTGCTCCCCCGAGCAGGCAGGTGGCGTTGGGGCTCACCGCGCTGATGCTGGCGCACCACTTCGCGCTCTGGGCGTGGACCGCGTTCCACCGGGGCTTCCCGCAGCTGGACGCCATCAATCGCTGGGACTCGCACCTCTATACCCGCATCATCACCGAGGGGTACGGGGACCCGGCGCTCCGGGCGTTTCTCCCGCTCTACCCAGGGTTGGTGTGGCTCGTGCGCGCCGTCCTGGGAGGAGGGCTGCCGCCCGCGGTGATCGGCTGCGTGCTGTCCTCGCTCTGCCTGCTGGCGTTCGTCGCCTGGGGCTCCTCGCGAGGAGCGCGGGGGCAGGACGCTTCTCCGCTCGAGCCGAGAACGGCGTGGGGCTGGTTCTTCTTCCTCTACAGCCCGGGCAGCTTCGCCCTGCACTCGCACCACACGGAGGGCCTGTTCCTGCTCCTGTCCCTGGGCGCCCTCGCCTGCGCCTGGGATGGGCGCGTGTGGCAGGCCGCCGTCTTCGTCGCGCTCTGCGTGTGGACGCGCAACCAGGGCGTCTTCGTGGCCGTCACCGCGGCGCTCCTGGTGGCGCAGGCTCCAGGGCCGTGGCCGGGCCGGCTCGGGCGGTTCGCGACGGTGGGAGGGGTGGCGCTCGCGTCGTTCGCGGGCTTCCTCCTGTACCAATGGCGCTCCGCGGGAGACCCGCTCGCGCACATGCATGCCCAGCAGAACTGGCACCACGTGGACTCGCTGTGGGGAGCGCTGCGCGGGCTCTGGTTCGGCAACGAGTGGCACCGGCCCGGGTGGTGGCTGGGCCTGAGGAACCTCTTCGGGGCGGTGTGGCTCGCGGGGAGCGTGGCGCTGATCCGCAGGAGCTGGCCCCTGGGCCTGTATGGCCTGGTGTCACTCGCGGTCATGCTGCCCCAGGGAGACCTGGGGAACGCGTTCCGCTTCGGCGCGGTGCTGTTCCCCGTGCTGTTCCGGGTGGGAGACTGGGTCGCCGAGCGACCCGCCTGGCTGCGCTGGTCCGTGGCGCTCCTGGCCCTGTGGCTCAACCACAAGGTGGCACACGCCTTCTCCATCGGGGCGTGGGCTTACTGAGCCCGGGCCTCGCCTGCTATATCTGAGCCATGGCTCCCCCGGCCGCTGGCTCTGCTTCCCCACGCTCTTCCTCCATGCCGTGGTTGGAGGAACTCGACATCCTCATCCGGGCTCGCTACCCGCTGCTCTACCTCGTCTCGTGGGAGGAGCACCGGGTGGACACCATCCTCGCCGAGCTCGCCCGCTCGCACGGCAAGGCGCTCTTCCACTGGTCCGTCATCCGTGGCCTGCGCAATGTGGGAGGAACGCGCACCACGACGCAGTCCGAGGAGACGCGCAACCCCATCGAGGCGCTGGCCGCCATCGAGAAGCTGAACGAGCCGGCGCTCGTGGTGCTCAAGGACTTCCATCCGTACCTCGAGGAGAAGGGCGTGGTCCGGGCCCTCCGCGAGCTGGCGCACTTCCTCAAGAGCACCTTCACCACCGTCATCCTCCTCTCGCCGTCGCTCACCATCCCCGTCGAGCTGGAGAAGGAGGTCTCCGTCATCGACGTGCCGCTGCCCGGGTACAACGATCTCATGCAGCTCTTGAAGGAGATCGTCGCCGTGGTGCGCAAGGGCAACAAGGCGACCGTCGACCTGTCGCGCGAGCACGCCGATCAGCTCATCAAGGCGGCGCTCGGGCTCACGCTCGCGGAGGCGGAGAACGCCTTCGCCAAGGCCATTGCCCACGACGGCAAGCTGGGCGTGGAGGACATCAAGCGCATCCAGGACGAGAAGCGCCAGGTGATCCGCAAGAACGGGCTGCTCGAGTACTACCCGCCCGACGAGACGCTGGGCAACGTGGGCGGCCTGCAGAACCTGAAGTCCTGGCTGAGCCAGCGCACCGCCGCCTTCGGGGAGCGAGCCCGCCAGTTCGGCCTGCCCGAGCCACGAGGCGTGCTGCTGCTGGGCGTGCAGGGCTGCGGCAAGAGCCTCACCGCCAAGGCCATCTCCGCGCACTGGAACCTGCCGCTGCTGCGGCTGGACATGGGGCGCATCTTCAGCGGGCTGATCGGCTCCTCGGAGGAGAACCTGCGCAAGGCCATCCGCGTGGCGGAGAGCGTGGCGCCCGTGGTGCTCTGGGTGGACGAGATCGAGAAGGGGCTGTCCGGAGTGGCCTCCTCGAGCACTGGGGACAGCGGCGTGTCCGCCCGCGTCTTCGGCACGCTGCTCACCTGGCTGCAGGAGAAGACGGCGCCGGTGTTCGTGGTGGCCACCGCCAACCGCATCGACGGCCTGCCTCCCGAGCTGCTGCGCAAGGGCCGCTTCGACGAGATCTTCTTCATCGATCTGCCCGAGCAGGCCGAGCGTCGGGAGATCCTCCGCATCCACCTGAACCGCCGGAAGCGGGAGCCCTCGCACTACGATCTGGAGGCGCTGGCCACCGCCACCGACGGCTTCAGCGGCGCGGAGATCGAGCAGGCGGTGATCGCGGGGCTGTACGAGGCCTTCGGCGAGAACGTGGACCTGGGGCAGCAGCACCTGGTGAAGGCCATTCGAGAGACGTTCCCGCTGTCCGTCACCATGAGGGATGAGATCTCCCGGCTGCGGAACTGGGCCAGGGGGCGCACCCGCCCGGCGTCGCCCGGAGGCCCGCCGGAGGGCCTGCAAGGGGCGGTGGCTCCAGGGGGCCGGAAATGAGCCCCAAGTTCTCTCGCTTCCTCCACCTGGAGCGCTCGCGCGGAGAGGGCGCGAAGCCCGAGGCGGCCACCCGGCTGCAGAGCGGCAACCGCTTCGAGAACCCGGTGGAGCGGGAGGCGGCGCCCCAGGCGGGGAGCGTCCCCGACGCGCACCTCGAGCGCTTCCGAGGCGAGGCGCCGCTGGCGCTGTCCGAGCCCCAGGCCGAGAAGGAGCGCTTTCCCCGCTGCGCCCGGTGCGAGTCCGACAACGGTCGCTTCGCCAGGGAGTGCACGGTGTGCGGCGCGGACCTGAACACGCCCCAGCAGCGCGCCTACAACGAGCAGCTCTGGGAGACCCGGAAGCAGGACCTGGCGCGGGAGCGTGAGGCGACCGAGGCGCTCGGGCAGCAGCGGCTCGCCGAGGAGAAGCAGAAGGACGATGCCCGCTACCGGCAGATGCTGGAGAAGCTGCGAGAGGAGGAGCAGCGCTCGAGCTTCAACTGGGACTTCTTCCTCGGTGACACGCCCATTGGCTGGCGGCTCCTGTCGCTCATCTCCAACCCGGTGACGCGCACCGGTGTCCTGATCCTGAGCATCCTCGTGCCCGTCGGCCTCTGGCGCTACGGGACGGGGCAGGTGCGGGCCGCGGGGATCATCATCGGGCTCATCGTCCTCATGCTGCTGCTCCCTACGCATCGGCGGAGCCGATGGTGGCGCTGAGCGCCGGGCGAGAGGGCCTGCCATGAACGAGCGGCGATCATCGCGGGTGGCCCCTGCGGCCTCGCAGGAGTCGCCTCGGGAGAGGCCTCGGAGCAGCGCGGCGTCGCCGAGGCCCGTCCGCCCGGCGCAGCGCTCCGCGCCTCCCAGCGGCATGGGAGAGCGGGTGGCTCGGGCCTGGAGCCGTCATCCGCTCGTGTCGATGGCGCGTCACCGCCAGCGCCTCGGCTTCTACGTCGGGCTGCACACCATGCTTCGCTCCGGCGTGGCCCTGTCGCTGGCCCTCACGGAGCTGTCGCGCGGGGCGGACAAGGACGCCTTCCGCCGTGCCGTGGCCGATGTTGGCGCGGCCATCGCCAGCGGCTCCGGTCTGGCCGAGGCCCTGCGCCGCCAGCCTTCCTGGTTCGAGCCGCACGTGGTGGCCGCGCTGGAGGCCGGCGAGTTCTCCGGAACGCTCGAGGCGGCACTGGCGGGTGTCATCGCCCGCATGGAGGCCATCCAGAAGCTGCGCTGGCGCACGCTCGCGCTGTGCCTCTACCCCGTCTATCTGCTGGGCGCGTTCATCATCGGAGGCTCGTTCCTGGATGCGGCCACCGGGGCCATGAGCTCCAGCGGGACGGATGGCATCATCGGGGGCGCCATCCTCGCGATCGTCGGGCGGATGCTCTCGGCGGCTACGGTCGGCTTCGCGCTCTTCGTGGCGCCGCTGGGCCTGGCGGCGCTCGGGCTCGAGGCGGGCTGGGAGCGGCTCCGCCTGCGTCTCCCGCTGCTGGGGACGTTCCACCGGCGGTTCCAGGCCAGCCGCTTCTGCGAGGTGCTGGGGACGTCCCTGGGCGCCGGGCTGGACGCGCCCCGCAGCCTCCAGGCAGCCATCGAGTCCACGGGCAACGCGGAGCTACAGGCGCGCGCCGGTCAGGCGGTCCAGCGGCTCCGGGACGGCGCCACCTTCACGGACGTGGTGGAGTGGCTGGGCGTGCTGGACGCGGAGTCGCTGCGTCAGGTCGGAATCGGTGAGCGCTCCGGCCGCATCGAGCCGCTCCTGCAACAGCAAGCCCGGGAGAACACCGAGGCCGCGCTGCGGGGGCTGCGCAACCTGGTGTTCGCGCTCATCGTCATGCTGGTGGTCTATCTCTTCGCCACCAACATCATGCGCATCTTCGAGTTCCAGTCGGACTACTTCCGCCGCATCGAGGATCTGAGCCACACCGGCGTGTCCGCGCCCCGGCAGGGAGGGAGACCCTAGTAGCCTCGCCGCGTCCGGACGACGATCACGTCGTCCACCATGACGGTGCCCTCGCTGCCCAGGGAGAGCACCGCGCCGACGCGCTCGTCGAACAGCGCCTCCTCGATGGCGATCTTCTTGGTGACGTGCTGCCACTCGGTGGTGGCGCTCACTGTCTCGCACGGTCCATCCCAGGGCTCGTCGTTCATCTGAAGGCACAGGTTCACCATCTCGCCTCCCTGGGTGCCACGGATACGGGCCTCGATGCGATACTCCTCCCGCTCGGCGACGGGATCCCGGAGGGGCTGCTTCACCGAGCTGATGGCGCCTTCGGCGCCTCGGGTCAGCACCATGCCCAGGAAGCCCGAGTGCCGCGCATCCGGTGACGTGGAGGCCGAGCCATCCGGCGAGTTCGTCCAGAAGTTCCACATCCCCAGGTCGCTCTCGAAGGAGCCGTTGCTCAGCAGGTTGTCCTCCTCCTCGTCGGCATCGCCCTTCTCCACGACGGCCTGGGCGATGGAGACCTCGTCCACATAGACGGTGGCCTCGTTCGTGGTGACGCTGATGAGGGCGGTGGCGTTGCTGTTGGCCTCGGGCAGGAGCAGCATCCGGGACACCGTCCGCCACCGGTTCTCGGCCACCACCTCGAAGCCCTGTCCGTGGAAGCTGAAGGTGACGCGTTCGCCTCCCGCGGCACCCTTGAGGCGGGCGTTCACCTGGAAGGTCTGCCCGGCGCGGTGCGCCAGCGTCTCCTGGCCCGCCATGCAGCCCCAGCCCTCGGTGCCCTTCTTGAGCTTGAGCCCCGCGCTGCCGAAGTCCGCCGCCTCGGCGCTGACGGAGGCCGTTCCCTCCTTCACGTTCGTCGTATGCCACCAGCCCTCGAGGCCAGCCTCGAACGAGCCGTTGACCACCAGGTTGGGCCCGATGAGCGGCGGCTGGGGCTCTCTACAGCCGGACCCCATGCCCAGGGCCAGCACGCCCAACCACCAGTGCTTTCGAAGTGCGAGGGTCATGGAGGTCTCCTTCCTGGGGCAGAGGTATGCCCTCGCATCGTAGTGCGTGGCGGAAGGAGAGGGCAGGTGGCTACGGCCGATCGCTCCCATGCCTGGCATCCCTCTCTCGGCTCGCGGGGCTGACCGCTCTTGCACGATGTAACGCCTGGCGTAGGAATGCCTTGCCCACCGTGACGGGGTGGTTCAGCGCCGTGGCCAGCCTGCCCTTGAGGGTCAGCGGGTCGTGGGCGATGCCGAGCTGCCGCAGGATGGTGTTCGCGTCGAAGTAGATGCGCTCGCAGGTGATGAGCTCTCCCTCGAAGAGGAAGATGGCGCTCATCCGCGCCTTGAAGGCTCGGCCCGTGGGGGGCAGTCCGCGGTAGTTGCCCAGGTGCGTCCCGTACAGCTCGAACTCGGTGATGATGGCGTCGTCCGCGTGGTGCATCGTCAGCAGGCGGTTGCGCTGATCCGGGAACGCGGTGCGTGACTCCTTGTAGTAGCGCCTCACCGCCTCGGCTCCTTCGTACACGTCGCCGGTGGCCATGAGCTCGTAGCGCGGGTGGCGGAACGTCGTCATCGTCGCCTCGAAGTCGTGGCGGTTCTCCGAGTCGAAGTGCTCACGGAGGATGGCTTCGCGGCGGGCTCTCAGGTCATCGGGAAGGGGCATGGGCCGATGTTGCCTCAACCGGAGGCTCCAGGGGCAGGGTGATGGAGAAGGTGGCGCCGCCCTCGCCGCTCACCAGGCGCAGCTCCCCGCCGTGACGGCTGACGATCTCGTGCGAGATGGACAGCCCCAGGCCCGTGCCCTCGCTGGGCGCGCGGGTGGTGAAGAACGGATCGAAGATGGCCTCGCGGTGCTCCGGGGCGATGCCCGGCCCCGTGTCCCGGAAGACGAGCTCCACCCGCCCATCGACGCGGCGGCCGGTGATGAAGATGTCTCCGCCGTCCGGCATGGCCTGGGCGCTGTTGAGCAGCAGGTTGGTGAAGACCTGGTTCAGCTCACCGGAGCGGCACGGCACCTTCGGCAGGGGCTGCAGGTCCCGGTGCACCCGGATGCCGCGCTCGTCCAGGCGCTTGCCCACCAGGGTGAGCGTCGCCTCCAGGTCCGCCGCCAGATCCGTGAGCTCCGGGGCGACGCTGCGCGCCGTCACGTAGTTGCGCAGGTTCTCCACGATGCGGTGGATGCGCTCGTTCCCCGTCTGCACCAGCTTCAGCGCCCGCTTCGCCCCCTCGAGCGCCTTGCGTGCCGCCGACAGCTCGGGCTGCCCCGCCTCCTGACTTCCCAGCACGCCCTCCAGCAGCTCCAGCCGGCGCCGCAGATCCTGGGCGCCTCCGCGCGTGAAGTTGAGCGGGTTGCCCACCTCGTGAGCCACCCCGGCCACCAGGTGGCCCAGCGAGGCGAGCCGGGCCTGCTGCACCATGCGCGCCTGGGCGGCCTTGAGCTGCTCCAGCGCCTGCATCAACTCGCGGGTGCGCTCCTCCACGCGCACCTCCAGCACGTGCGCCTGGGCGGTGCGCTCCTCCAGCAGCTCATCCTGCGCGCGCTTGTGCTCGCGCCGCAGGGCGCGGATGCGCTGGGCGAGGCCGAAGGAGAGCAGCGCCGCCTCCACCAGCGAGCCGACGCGCGGCAGGTAGGAGGCAGTCGTCGGGGGCACCAGGTAGCCGGTGGCCGCGAAGCCCGAGGCGAACGTCCCGCACAGCAGGGCCACCCAGCCCCCCAGGAAGAGCTGCGCGTGTGGGCTCCCCCGACGCCAGGCCACCACGCCCGCCAGGAGGATCAACGCGGCGCAGAACACCACCAGGACCATGCCTCCCTGCTGCACGAAGTGGTGGCTCGTCCAGAGGGCCACCACCCCGAGCACTCCGGCCAGCCCCATGACGATGGAGAGCAGCCGGTCTATCCAGGGGGCCACCCTGGCGAGCTCCAGGAAGTCGCGGGTGAAGCCCAGGGAGCCGAACAGCAGGATCGACGCGAAGAGGATCTCGCTGCGGGCGGCCCAGCTCGGGGACTCGGGCCACAGGTATCGGAAGGTCGTCTGATCCAGCGCCGCCTGCGTCAGCACCATGCCCAGCTGGAAGAACGAGTAGTAGAAGTAGGTGCGGTCCCGGGTGGACAGGAAGAGGAAGAGGTTGAACAGCAACATCGCCAGCAGCACGCCGAAGTAGAGGCCGTCCACCAGGTTCGCCCGGGAGGAGTCCGTGGCGAAGTCGTCGTCCGACCAGAGCGTGGGGGTGAGATCCAGCGTGTCCTCTCCCGCCATGCGCAGCCAGTAGAGCTGCGACTCGCCCGGATCCAGGGACACATTCAGGAGGAGCCGCTCGCCGCGCACCTCGCGCTGGGACATGGGCAGCATCTTCCCGGAGCGCCGGCCCACGAAGTGCCCGTCCTTGCCCCGGGTGTACAGCGTCGCCTCGTCGACCGGGCGCGGCAGCTCCAGCAGCCAGTGTCCCGGCT
Coding sequences:
- a CDS encoding sensor histidine kinase; this encodes MRGPRARLGVVLLLLGSLSASAAPVLALTPRQSPSTLIPVLEVFEDTSGALTVEQVELRAEQELPRIDLEQLNVGYQRSAFWLRFRLLNAGREPGHWLLELPRPVDEATLYTRGKDGHFVGRRSGKMLPMSQREVRGERLLLNVSLDPGESQLYWLRMAGEDTLDLTPTLWSDDDFATDSSRANLVDGLYFGVLLAMLLFNLFLFLSTRDRTYFYYSFFQLGMVLTQAALDQTTFRYLWPESPSWAARSEILFASILLFGSLGFTRDFLELARVAPWIDRLLSIVMGLAGVLGVVALWTSHHFVQQGGMVLVVFCAALILLAGVVAWRRGSPHAQLFLGGWVALLCGTFASGFAATGYLVPPTTASYLPRVGSLVEAALLSFGLAQRIRALRREHKRAQDELLEERTAQAHVLEVRVEERTRELMQALEQLKAAQARMVQQARLASLGHLVAGVAHEVGNPLNFTRGGAQDLRRRLELLEGVLGSQEAGQPELSAARKALEGAKRALKLVQTGNERIHRIVENLRNYVTARSVAPELTDLAADLEATLTLVGKRLDERGIRVHRDLQPLPKVPCRSGELNQVFTNLLLNSAQAMPDGGDIFITGRRVDGRVELVFRDTGPGIAPEHREAIFDPFFTTRAPSEGTGLGLSISHEIVSRHGGELRLVSGEGGATFSITLPLEPPVEATSAHAPSR